The nucleotide sequence ATAATGGGTATGCCTTTCTGCTTGATCCCATCCATTATCTATATCACTTgaccttcccttccctccagcaacaaCCCCTGATTCCAGTACCCTCAGCCTCCTGCTACCTTCCTGTTCTTCCAGTCCCTAGAATATACCTTGTGACCTTTGCACTTCTGTCCACCCTAGAATTCTTCCCTTAGTTCTCTGATTGCCTTTTCAAAATATATGCCCCTGTTCAAGTGTCATCTTCTTAGGGAAGTCTCTTCCaaatattctgaataaaatggacttctctttcttccaaattCTTTACCTTCTTCATcctgtttgattttctttctagtgTTTACAACTACCtgctattataaaaattacacattTCTACATGTGTTCTCTTCTCCTTTGTATATACGGCTTTAGTATCTTCAGACATGTCTGGCGCATGGTTGGcatataataaacatttgttgaatgaaaaaatgacTATTTTCAATAATggacttttttaaataaatctttttcatgtttatttatttatttttgagagacagagagagacagcgtgagcaggggagggttggagagagagggagacacagaatccaaagcagtccccaggctctgagctagccgtcagcccagagcccaacacgggactcaaacccatgaaccataagatcatgacctgagccgaagctggacgcttaaccgactgagccacccaggtgccctaatttgtatatttttcaaagagagaagcagagagtaggctccgcattgtcagagcagagccctcgtggggcttaaacccatgaactgtgggatcatgacctgagctgatatcaaaagtcagatgcttaactgaatgagccaccaaggtgcttcAATAATGGACTATTTTTTAACCATGACTCAATATCATCCCACCATTCCTTCCTATGCTATGTTTCCATGATCTTTAGCCCTAAGGCTCCCacaaaaattatcttattttatctccCCTTATTCATCTCCACTTTGATTATTGTTTGAACGCTAGCAGTTCTAACTGTAGTTATATTATGTCTGACTCCTATAAATAAAAGAGACTCAGTTGTCTTTGATGACAGTTTACTCTTTCCAGAGCCcactaagaaataaaaggaagttaagatattttccttgatttttttttatcttgcagCAAAACTTCTGATTCTTATGTAGTCTCAGCCTCAAATGCATCTCTCATTAAGGATAACATCTAGAAAGGGTATTAAAGTTAAACCATCTTTCTGAGTTTACACAGGTGATGACAGACATATAatgtactttgtttttctttcagatcTCCCACTAAAGACATggattcagaagagaaggaaattgtGGTTTGGGTTTGCCAAGAAGAGAAGATTGTCTGTGGGCTAACTAAACGCACCACCTCTGCCGATGTCATTCAGGCTTTGCTTGAGGAACATGAGGCTACATTTGGAAAGAAACGATTTCTGCTGCGGAAGCCCAGTGATTACTGCATCGTAGAAAAGTGGAGAGGCTCAGAAAGGGCTCTTCCTCCCCTAACTAGAATCCTGAAGCTTTGGAAAGCTTGGGGAGATGAGCAGCCCAATATGCAATTTGTTTTGGTGAAAGCAGATGCTTTCCATCCAGTTCCATTGTGGCGGACAGCAGAAGCCAAATTAGTGCAAAACACCGAAAAAGTGTGGGAACTCAGTCCAGCAAATTACATGAAGACATTACCACCggataaacaaaaaagaatagtcAGAAAAACTTTCCGGAAACTAGCTAAAATTAAGCAGGACACAGTGTCCCATGATCGAGATAGTATGGAGACGTTAGTTCATCTGATTATTTCCCAGGACCATACTATTCATCAGCAagtcaagagaatgaaagagCTGGATCTGGAAATTGAGAAGTGTGAAGCGAAGTTCCATCTGGATAGGATagaaaatgatggagaaaatTATGTCCAGGATGCATATTTAATGCCCAGTTTCAGTGAAGTCAAGCAAAAGCTGGACTTGCATTCTGATGAAAACCAGATTCTGGACGACCTAACTGAAAGTGATGGAATTATACACTTGGAAGAACAATTAGCATATTACAGAATGCTCATTGATAAGCTTTCTgctgaaatagaaaaagaggtaaaaagtGTTTGCACAGAGATAAATGAAGATGCAGAAGGGGCAGCTGCCAGTGAACTTGAAAGCtctaatttagaaaatgttaagtGTGATTTGGAGAAAAGCATGAAAGCCGGTTTGACAATCCACTCTCACTTGAGTGGCATCCAGAAAGAGATTAAGTACACTGACTCATTGCTTCAGATGAAAGCAAAAGAATATGAATTCCTGGCCAAAGAGTTCAGTTCACTTCATCTTACCAACAAAGATGGATGCCAACTGAAGGAAAACAGAGGGAAGGAATCTGAGGTCCCCAGCAGCAGTGGGGAAGTTCCTTCCTTTACTCCAAGAGTATTTAACTCCTATACAAATGACACGGACTCAGACACTGGTATCAGCTCTAACCACAGTCAGGACTCGGAAACAACTGTAGGAGACGTGCTGCTGCTGTCAACGTAATCGGAATGGCTTCTTTCTGACCTGCTTCAATGTCGTTCACGGTTGCTTAACAGGAAACCTTATTTTAGACATCACATTCTGGAAAATGATGCAATTCATGTTAACTATTCGGAAGTTAATAAAAGCTAGGGaaatttgtaagtttatttttgatttaggATTTCTAAAGTGACCTCATGATTTAGATGATGAGCTGTTTATTAGGAATGCAACATAAATACAGCTTGCAGAtgtataacaaattattttatgggAATTATCATCTTTTATAGCTTCTGTGGGAAATGATTTACACAAACAAAACTAATTCTTAATAGTATATTGAAACTGCACAAATgaacaagtaaaattaaaatgtgcggtaatatattttttcaaagctcTATCATTGgagtttttaaatctgtaaagtACATGAAAGCTATTGTAAGTTTACTAATTGAAGTCTTGGTTTTTCTCATTGATACTTACAATGTACATTACCTCTGTCACTTTCTGAATCTTTCTCCTTGTTTAAACCTAGACGACAGGAGGTGGGAAGGGCTGCCGTTGGGATGTGTACAAATTCTAGCAGTGGGTAGGATGGGGGTACAGATGAGAGAGGGCCAAGTGCTGCATTACAATAGCAGATTTTCTAAAGAAgcctaaaattattaaaattaaaatatgcatggCCTTTCTCTGACAAAGCAAATCTGATCAAATAAATAATCTGTGCAGGTTTGTTTTGTGAGAGAGGAATGAGGTGGGTTACCAAGAAAATCACAGGGTCACAGTTTTGTCTCTTTATGCCCTGCCTGCAAAAGTCAGAGAGGCAACTTAGGGTCCTTTGTGTGGGTAAAATAGAGGTCTATATGCCATAAGTATTACCATTTTGTCTCTGAACCTGCAGAGAGGAACTCACGTGGACAAAACTATTTTATTCTAGTACACTAGAATTCAGATTGTGTTTGTAGGAGTTCATCTAAAgcgtaaactaaaaaaaaaaaaaaagataaataaaaaaataaagtactagtTCTAACTCCACACCTCCCCCAAGGATGCTGGTAAATATCCAACAAATTGAATGGCTTGTTTAGATCCTACCTTGAGTGACACTCATTATAGTACCAGACTAGGTTTGATTTTACCTGGTTTTTAGTTAggaagttgttttttgttttttgtttttttacctgaCACCTTTCCTATGTTAGTGCACATGTGTGAGAATATTACCTTACTTAGTTTTAGTATGTGGATATTGATGAAGATCCAGTATTTCTTATTGCTTCCCTTTTATTCCCATGCTTACTGTAgtgcatttttaatttagtttcttAATCTGCTTTTTACTAATACATCCTCCAGACTTTTCACCAATCCTTGGGAAGATACTTAGAATGTTTTGGTATTTCACTTTTGGGGAGCAACTGTCTTATCATTTCTTGCACCAACGTAACGCTAAAGGCCTTAGTTGAAGTTGGCTGGTGAAGAAGGTAGGCATTTCCACTCCAGGAAAAATAGAGTGATAGTAGAGTAAGTAATAATGCTAACATCGGTttaattggggaaaaaataagcagGCAATTGAGTAGTcatctgagaaagagaaatttccAAAAATCCCATTAAATCAATCAGCAATAAGGCAAATTATTGACATATTCATTGTTCATTCCTGGAGATTAAATTCAGAAGGTAGTCATCAGTGATAAATCAATTGCAATATTGTTCTCCAAAAGTGAAAGCCATCTCTTTGGATTACTCTTCAGTgagaaagtaatgaaaaaaaaattacttctctgCTATATAATTTGACTAATGTCTGAATTCAAGAAAGGTTCTGGTAAGAAATAGTACTGAACAGACCATTTCATTTATGAATCTTTGAATTCTGCTTTCATATAGTTAAACACAATGATGCATTCTAAGAATTacacttatatatttttacaataatttgTCAAAAATTCTTGTCAGAAGGCAGAACCATTGAtttaaattcactttaaaatttctaGTTGTTCTTTAGTTATACAAATGTGTTTGTGCTTTTGATTCACCACAGTATTAAATCATCAGTTACCATGGTGCGGCTCTAATTTAGTAAAAACACGAAACTATAAAGCTCTCATCTCTAGAGACTGAACTATTCTTTATAAATTGAGAATTTGAACTATAAGTGTAGAACTTTAtagaaatgttaatgttttaattatgtagagaatctttaaaatatagtGTTTATAAATTATTGAGTAACCTGACAGGTTAACTATGAAATTGGTATATGCAGCTAAGAAGTAGCATACCAAAGCTGATGATTCTTCCTTCTTATAACAACTCAGATTTTCATCGACTGTGCCTTGTTCATCCTCCCCCTtggaatttctctttttccctccatctGCCTACACTGAAACATACCCAGTTTGTCTTGTTAACATGTTATTTCTTCTATGAAACATTTCTTCCATTCAATCAGTTGTAATAGCTCTGAGCCCACAACTATTTTAGGTGTACTTTTCATAGAAGAGCACTTATATGGCGGCTTAGCGTATATTTATTTATGGACTTGCCTAACTTCCCTCCCccaattcttttgtttgttttatcagcTTTGTCTTCTATCTTGTTAACCATACTCCCTCCAGTCAACCTCTTTACCTCTTTGCCCCTACTAAATTTTTGAATTGAAATACTAAATTTTGAAGACGACAAccagtttaaaaattgtttctataACATGGTAAATAATGCTCatgcattttatatgtaaatgtgcATTTTAGCAGACTTAAAGCATTAACAGTAATTTGATCTATAAATTCTTTAGGGGAGAAACTAAGTCTTTgtgttattatgaaaaaaaaataaattggcaatttttttccttatttctaattCACAATTACTGATTTAAGGCAGAACAATTATACAGTTTTAAAAGACCCTCAATGGTTAAATTATGGTATTTTCCTCTGCATTGTATGCATGTAGGGCAAAATATATTCTGTAGAGTTGAGTTTTAAGTAGTAGAACAAAACAACTGAAATAtcctaaattaaatatattttattttctctttctaattaaaaaaatacatggccATTCAGTGTGTAGAAGCTATTCTaatccattaaaattttatttttatattatttaaatatctactgtgcatgacaaaatatatttctgtggctgcattttatagtttttcaaagtagaattatcattttatttagaatgtatttttctAGTGACAAAAGGAATACCTTTTAATCcagatacagatttttttaaatattaggctttttctttttatactacCTGATTGGTTTAAAATTCTGATGTGacaaatataaagtatatataatttcttcAGATGTAACTAAtccagaataataaaagaaatagttaTACCCTTTCATGTGATATTGCTTGTCTTTCAGAGTATGTTATgtgactatattaaaaataaatatattaattggaATTATAATTGCTGATCTGACTTATACAAGTTAAGATCAGGTATTATTTCATGAGACTATATAGCAAATAAGACCTAATAGAACTTTTTGTTAAGTTTCATAATTTCTGTTTCAATTTGTCATGAAAGAGTGTCCTCATTTCTATACTGGATGGCTATTTTAATGGCCTCGTATCTTGCTTTCTAGAATGGAATCCACTTTACTGTAATAATACTCAAGTGGAAATCTTCCCTGCTATTATTTACTTGGTGACTGGCCTTATTTCTCAAAATAGGTCTTTAATTTTGACTGTCTTTAATAACTAActcatttgaaaattaagaaaactcatTTGGTCATTCTATAAATGACCATAAAATCACTCTACTAAAAGATTGTGTATAATAGCCAATGACAAAACATAGGAATAAGTTAACACTATTTTCTTAGCCATAGATATGTATGTACCTGTATATGCATAGAATATGTCTAGAACAActcataaataacattttataatggACATTTCTGATGACGAAATCTGGGCACTTAGGCCTTGGGATAAAAGGAAGACTTACTTTCATGCTGCACATTTTttgaataatagtaataataataataatttgaatatCATATGTTTGGtttatttgtgttaatttttacattaaaatataaatgtatccaTGGTCCTATATTATTCATATAGAGAATCTTATTCTCTTTGATGGCAGCAAAAGTCAATTATCAACTATCATAATTTATTTCACTAGTACTTTCTTTCCCAATGAACATTTAGGTACATTCCAATCATTTATTGTTATAAACAGTATTATCCAATTAGAACATCTCTGAGAGGGCTAGATTAGAAATGCTGTGTCAAAGGAtgagaaatggatttttttaaattttaataaactttgcTAATGATTCTTTATGGAAATTAATCatttatgacctgagttgaaaatATACTCTTCCCTCTCACAGTGTGtgctatttatctttttaatttggttattttaatgcaaaaaaattttttaaacttttttgattttgaatttgaaaattttttctcattaaaaccTCATGAGCtaattttttctttaccattCTTAAAAAGGCCTTCCACTAATgataactaattttaaaaataaatgcctccCATGCATTGTTTATacagcatttgttttattttaatattctttaatttttaaaaatatttctctgttatcTCACATTGCTCACTAAAGAACTTTGTcccactgtttattttttgtttatttttattttaaaaattttaatgtttatttttcagagagagaacaggtgggtaagggacagagagagagagatatagaatctgaagcaggctcctagctctcagatgtcagcccggagcctgacgtggggctttaactcacggCCGGCCAGGACAGCGAGTTcctgacttgagtcaaagttgtGTACTTAATTGACTAAAACACCCAACGACCCCATTTGTCCCGCTTTTTAAATGCCACCTCTTTTTTTGTTAAGCAAACTCTAGTATGTACTTGAGATCTACTTccgtactttttaaaatttttttaatgttttttatttatttttgagagcgagagagagacagcgtgagtggggagggtcagagagagagagagacacaggatccgaagacaggttccaggctctgagctagctgtcagaacagagcctgatgtggggcctgaactcacagaccaggaggtcatgacctgaggcgaagttgaatgcctaaccaactgagccaccctggcacccctgttCCTGTACTTTCTAATCCATTCCATTAATTTGGTAGTGTATTCTATCCCTGAAAAGCATTTTCTCCtgaccaaaaataataagacagaagaaaattttaatggaaagaagtctagcatttctttttatttgtgtacAATAGAGTCTAGTAATATTTGTAATGACCATGACCATAAAATAGATAAGAGCAGAATGTCTATTAAAAGTGGGTCATTgctgggacacctgagtgactcagtcggttgagttggactcgatttcagttcaggtcctgatcccagggtcatggaatcgagccccatgtcaggctctgtgccaagcatggagaccgcttaagattctccctcactcgggcacctgggtgactcagttggtgcctgacttcggctcaggtcatgatctcttagttcatgggttcaagccccacatcaggctctgtgcagacagttcagagcctggagcctgctttggattctgtgtttccttctctctgcccctccctcccaatgctctctctctctctctctctctctctctctctctctcaaaaagaaataaagaattaaaatattagaataaaaaaagattttctctctctcaatctctctctctttctgtctcgctctgcctctcccctgcttgtgcactctcaaAAATGCTGGAGCTCTGAATGTTCCTCAACAGGAGCGCTCTTGGCATTTTGGCAGCAGGGTTTTTGGCACCCACTCCAACATCCTTCTACTGGCTATCAGTAGCTTGCCTCCAACCCTACACGGGGACAAACAAACAGAAGCACCCTTTTTAACTCCTCattccacctcttgatttctaAGCATCTCCCAGAAGATGATATTGTCCTTAGCTGCAAACCAAGTAGCCACATTGGAGTttgattattattaaaagaaaacagctttttatcttttaaaaacaaaagaacaatattGACTAAAAATGCATAGAACATTCCACTAAAAAAAGAGGGTAAACTTGAGGGGGCGGGGGTTCAATTTAGGATTGTTTTGAAGCCATCTGCATTTGCCAGGAATTCAACCAGCCCAACTTGATGTCAAGAATTTTGCAACTTTGTTGTTAATGCTTCAGGTAGTTCCTGATGCCTGAGAAAGCACCAATAAAGTTACTAGTTTTTGAAACCACTGTCTCACTATGAGTATTCTGTAGATTCTGCTACAACGAAATCAAAGTTCAAAAAAGTCTCAGTGGAGGGAAGCATATTTCCCTTCAGTATTGTTTAATCCTTATCTATAGAGACACTTAACAATAGGTTCAAACCCTAGTTATTCTTGCGAGATAAGAGAGTGTTGCTTACAGAAATTACTATTTGAGATTCCAGACAATggccagaaagaaaagcaaaaagatggAGTGATTACAGACCTAACAGTTACTAAATTTATCCTTAATGGCTCTGATTTCTATCAGAGTTCCTGGTATTTAGTTCTTATGTTTCTTGACATCATTAGGATTCAGGCTGGTACCAGGCACCCCCTCCACCATTCAAATTACTGAGGAATTTCCCActttgaacataaaataaattaaatagtcACCTAGATTTACTTATGATGATGGCTACAAATCATTAGaaagtaatttcaaaatattggCATCTATCAACAATCCACACTTGTTACAGTTTTTAATCAGTATTCTGATCAtttatcataaatgaaagaaaatatttcaaaatttgtgaAAACAAATGCATTTAGGTATCCATCTAGCTTTAGgtaaaacaacaaattaaaagCATACTCATGAATTTAGTTAAGTTCTGAGGTATTATTTGGGTGagaaatttgtaaatattgatgTTGATGAGACTATACCATAATGAAATCcagtttaaaagaaatgaattaaaaatgtatacagaactatttttttaagtttatttacttattttgagagagagaaagagcatatgaaaatgggagaggggcagagaatcccaagcaggctccaaactgtcagcgcagagcccaagttCAAACTTGGAAATCTTGAGATTCTGACCtaaatcaaaaccaagagtcaaatgcttaacaaactgaaccacgCAGATGCCTCTCAATTATGTCTTAAAACCCCATGCATAccaacacacaaatacacatgaaaatggaaatgcataacttttgctgagagtttttaagTGATAATTTGGGCTTAGAATATTTGTTctcattataaatatgttttagggacatctgggcggctcagtcagttaagcagccaactcttgatatccgttcaggtcatgatctcacagtttgtgaggtagatccccacatggggctctgcattcatatcacagaacctgcttcagatcctctgtctccctctctctgcccctcgccccacctctctctctctctctctcaaaaataaatgttaacaaatttttgtaaatatattttaaaatatagaatatttagtCTTTTAACTATAGAGGTTAAGTGacctgatggttaccagaaggaagaTGCGGAAGGCAACAGggttgggggaatgggtgaaatagatggaGGGGATCGTGATGAGTGTAGAGTGAcatatagaagtgttgaatcactatatggaACACCTAA is from Suricata suricatta isolate VVHF042 chromosome 10, meerkat_22Aug2017_6uvM2_HiC, whole genome shotgun sequence and encodes:
- the RASSF9 gene encoding ras association domain-containing protein 9; this translates as MAPFGRNLLKTRHKNRSPTKDMDSEEKEIVVWVCQEEKIVCGLTKRTTSADVIQALLEEHEATFGKKRFLLRKPSDYCIVEKWRGSERALPPLTRILKLWKAWGDEQPNMQFVLVKADAFHPVPLWRTAEAKLVQNTEKVWELSPANYMKTLPPDKQKRIVRKTFRKLAKIKQDTVSHDRDSMETLVHLIISQDHTIHQQVKRMKELDLEIEKCEAKFHLDRIENDGENYVQDAYLMPSFSEVKQKLDLHSDENQILDDLTESDGIIHLEEQLAYYRMLIDKLSAEIEKEVKSVCTEINEDAEGAAASELESSNLENVKCDLEKSMKAGLTIHSHLSGIQKEIKYTDSLLQMKAKEYEFLAKEFSSLHLTNKDGCQLKENRGKESEVPSSSGEVPSFTPRVFNSYTNDTDSDTGISSNHSQDSETTVGDVLLLST